GTTTCGCTATCGTTATTGACACAGAAAGTGTCTTGAAAAACGACATATTTTTCCACATTCTGTGATTTTTTCGGCGTATTTACCGCTCTACCTAGGGGAAACACCCAAGCAAAAACACCTACAGATTTATTGTTATACCATTTAGATGTTTCACTTGTCAAGTGTGCTTTCCAAGGGTTTTCGCATTTGGGTTGATATTCAAGCAAATTTTTGTTATAATTGTGGACAAGATTGAAGACTCAACTTCTCGGATTTCTCCGACCTGTCGAAATTCCGAACCGCCTCAAAGGAGTTACTACAGATCCAGACGATAGCATGGTTGTAGAATGTGCTGTGGTCGCGGGTGCCACTCACATCGTCACAGGTGATCAGAAGCATCTGTTACCGCTTAAAAGTTATCGGAACATTCTTATTGTAAAACCGGCGGATTTCCTTGCACAGTTTAAGTAAAGTGAACGCGGAAATTAACGAATGAAGTGCGATATAGGCAGAAAAGAGGGCGCGCGTCAGCGCTATGTCTCCCGAAGTTATGGTAAAGGCGAGTCCCTCCTCGTCATCGAAGATGTGCCTACTATCCATTGTCCTAATTGTGGCGAGGGTTACATGACTGCACAGACGCTACAAGTAATTGAACGCATTAAGAAACTTCGTCAGACCGTTGCGCCAAAACGCCGCGTGTCAGTCGCCGTTTTTAAGTAATCCAATAAAAGAAATATGCAAACATCTCATAAGTACTTAGACCCCGTTGCCCTCTCTCGAATTGGCGGTATGGAACTCGTCGCAAGGCTCGTCGTTGAAGGGTTCGTCACTGGGTTGCACAAGAGTCCTTACCAAGGGTTCAGCGTGGAATTCGCAGAACACCGACAATATATGCCCGGCGATGAGATCCGTTATATCGACTGGAAAGTCTACGGGAAATCGGATCGGTATTACGTCAAAAAGTTTGAAGAGGAGACGAACCTACGCGCATATATCCTCCTTGATACGAGCGCGTCGATGAACTATAAACACACAGAGGAGGGATTGACGAAGTTTGAATACGGCTGTTATCTCGCTGCGACGCTCACGTATCTCATGCTGAAGCAGCGCGACTCTGTCGGTTTAGCACTCTTCGACACGGAGATTACGCAATACATCCCACCGAGAGGTGCCGCAACGCATCTACGAGCGATTATGTCGGCTTTAGAGAATGCCACGCCCGGTCAGGAAACCGAGTTGAGCGGTCTCTTCCACGAACTCGCCAAACGGATTGTGAGACGCGGCTTGGTGATTGTCATCTCCGATCTGCTTGATGAACCTTCGCAGGTTATCTCTGCCCTGAAACACCTGCGTCATCAGAAACATGAAGTCATCGTTTTCCACCTGCTCGATCCTGCCGAACTTACCTTCCCTTATACCGGTTCTGTTGTCTTTCGGGACATGGAAACCGGAGAAACGCTTTCAACACAAGCAGATACGCTGAAAGCGGATTATCTTGAAAAATTGAATCAGTTCATTCAAAGCTATCGTCGTGGGTGTGGCGCGAGCCAGATCGATTACGTCCAACTGGACACCGCCACGCCGTTTGATTATGCGCTGTCGGCATATCTATCAAGGAGAAAATCATGAAAACATATCGGATCGGGATTTTAGGGTGTAGAGGACGTGGGACGGCGGCAGCACGCGCATATCATGCGCATCCGCGCACAGAGATTATCGGACTCTGTGATCTGGTTCAGGAACGTCTCGACACGCTCGGCGAAGAAGTCAACGTCACCGCGCGGTTCACCGATTTAGATGAGATGATTCGGCAAATCCAACCTGACATTGTAGCGATTCCCACCGGCACGGAATTTCACTACGATCTGTGCATGCGCGTGCTGGAGCATGGGGTCAACATTGAGGTCGAAAAACCGATGTGTGTGGATCTCGTGCAGGCAGATGCTGTTATCGCCAAAGCGAAGGAAGAAGGCGCACAGGTCGCCGTCCACCATCAAGGCAGGGTTGGAGCACCTATGCAGACACTCTCACGTGCCTTTGACGCGGGCAAAATCGGTGAGTTGCGCTACATGTACGGTAGCGGGAAAGGCTACTACGGCGGCTACGGCTTGATGAACATTGGCACGCACATGCTTAACAACATGCTCCACTTCGGGGAACGTTGTCATAGTATTGCGGCACACCTGACGACGGGCGGGAAACCGATTATGCCGACAGATGTTGTGCCGTCTCCGAGCGGCATGGGGACAATCGCTGGCGAATATATCACGGCGACGCTGCAGTATGAGGGCAATGTCACCGGTACCCTGCTCCAGCATCGCTTCGACAAAATGGACACCAACGGGTATACGATGGAGCTTTACGGCACTGAAGGACGACTCTTCTGGGGGCTCGGCGGCGCGTGGTGGCTACCGACACCTCATTATGTTCCCGACGGCACACACGACCAGTGGGAACCGTTGGAACTTATCTATCCTGATCATTACGATCCCGATAGTAGCGCGTCGGAAGCGGATTACTGGTTTGTCGAGGACTATGTCAACGCCTTGGATGAAGGCAGACCCCATACGTGCAGCGGCACCGAGGGACGACACATCATTGAAATGATGATGGGTATCTTTGAATCGGCGGCGTATGGCACAAACGTTAATCTTCCACAACCTGATCGGCAACACCCGTTGTTACGGTGGCGTGAAGAATCGGGATTGGAGCCACCTGCAGAGATGCCGAGGGCATATTGGGACTGGCTAACATTGGAGTCCGAACGGATTCGTTAACACCCAGAAAATCAATTCTTTACCGCTGGCGAGGTTTCCTAACCTCGCCCTGTTTATAAGGTTCGGATTATTTCGCTGATTCTGCACAACGGAAACTATATTCGTAGAGTGTGTTTGTAGGTGAAAGCAGTAAGCGATTGGTGGCGCAGATGCCTTTGCTGTGTAAGCCCTTACGGGTAGCGTTTCAATGTCTGTGAAATTGTTTATGATCCACTCTATCTCGTTGGTACCTGCGCGTGGATTTTTGCGAGGCATGGCAAAGAAAAAATCGTCGTCAAATAGGTCAAGACACCATTCCCAAATCGGATATTTCAGATTGGCAAACCCGCCGCGCATAGCATATTCCCACTCTGTCTCTGTTGGCAGCCTCTTGCCTGCCCATTGTGCATACGCCATTGCCGAAAACCAACTTACCCACCTCACGGGTTGGTTCGCTGTCCCGCTCGGATAATCGTTGCCTTCCCAATCTTTGAGATAGTCCCCGTCGTGAAACCTATCCTCAATATGCGGTTTTTGCCACTGCTGGTTTTTTAATAGAAACTGCTGATATTCAAGATTTGTCACAGGGTGTGTGTCAATATAGAATGCGTCAACACTTCCTATTTCAAGTCTGCCAGCCGGTAT
This genomic interval from Candidatus Poribacteria bacterium contains the following:
- a CDS encoding SUMF1/EgtB/PvdO family nonheme iron enzyme → MRNMILIPAGRLEIGSVDAFYIDTHPVTNLEYQQFLLKNQQWQKPHIEDRFHDGDYLKDWEGNDYPSGTANQPVRWVSWFSAMAYAQWAGKRLPTETEWEYAMRGGFANLKYPIWEWCLDLFDDDFFFAMPRKNPRAGTNEIEWIINNFTDIETLPVRAYTAKASAPPIAYCFHLQTHSTNIVSVVQNQRNNPNLINRARLGNLASGKELIFWVLTNPFGLQC
- a CDS encoding type II toxin-antitoxin system MqsA family antitoxin; protein product: MKCDIGRKEGARQRYVSRSYGKGESLLVIEDVPTIHCPNCGEGYMTAQTLQVIERIKKLRQTVAPKRRVSVAVFK
- a CDS encoding Gfo/Idh/MocA family oxidoreductase translates to MKTYRIGILGCRGRGTAAARAYHAHPRTEIIGLCDLVQERLDTLGEEVNVTARFTDLDEMIRQIQPDIVAIPTGTEFHYDLCMRVLEHGVNIEVEKPMCVDLVQADAVIAKAKEEGAQVAVHHQGRVGAPMQTLSRAFDAGKIGELRYMYGSGKGYYGGYGLMNIGTHMLNNMLHFGERCHSIAAHLTTGGKPIMPTDVVPSPSGMGTIAGEYITATLQYEGNVTGTLLQHRFDKMDTNGYTMELYGTEGRLFWGLGGAWWLPTPHYVPDGTHDQWEPLELIYPDHYDPDSSASEADYWFVEDYVNALDEGRPHTCSGTEGRHIIEMMMGIFESAAYGTNVNLPQPDRQHPLLRWREESGLEPPAEMPRAYWDWLTLESERIR
- a CDS encoding DUF58 domain-containing protein produces the protein MQTSHKYLDPVALSRIGGMELVARLVVEGFVTGLHKSPYQGFSVEFAEHRQYMPGDEIRYIDWKVYGKSDRYYVKKFEEETNLRAYILLDTSASMNYKHTEEGLTKFEYGCYLAATLTYLMLKQRDSVGLALFDTEITQYIPPRGAATHLRAIMSALENATPGQETELSGLFHELAKRIVRRGLVIVISDLLDEPSQVISALKHLRHQKHEVIVFHLLDPAELTFPYTGSVVFRDMETGETLSTQADTLKADYLEKLNQFIQSYRRGCGASQIDYVQLDTATPFDYALSAYLSRRKS